The following proteins are encoded in a genomic region of Ailuropoda melanoleuca isolate Jingjing chromosome 10, ASM200744v2, whole genome shotgun sequence:
- the SPNS1 gene encoding protein spinster homolog 1 — MTGRARVPSQPCSVLPGKRLRVSGRNSLAWVPSILLSPASSPRSQADDTDDGPVPGTPGLPGSLGNSKSEDPEVPDREGLQRITGLSPGRSALIVAVLCYINLLNYMDRFTVAGVLPDIEQFFEIGDSSSGLIQTVFISSYMVLAPVFGYLGDRYNRKYLMCGGIAFWSLVTLGSSFIPRERFWLLLLTRGLVGVGEASYSTIAPTLIADLFVADQRSRMLSVFYFAIPVGSGLGYIAGSKVKDVAGDWHWALRVTPGLGVVAVLLLFLVVREPPRGAVERHSDSPPLNPTSWWADLRALARNPSFILSSLGFTAVAFVTGSLALWAPAFLLRSRVVLGETPPCLPGDSCSSSDSLIFGLITCLTGVLGVGLGVEISRRLRRSNPRADPLVCAAGLLGSAPFLFLSLACARGSIVATYIFIFIGETLLSMNWAIVADILLYVVIPTRRSTAEAFQIVLSHLLGDAGSPYLIGLISDRLRRSWPPSFLSEFRALQFSLMLCAFVGALGGAAFLGTAIFIEGDRRRAQLHVQGLLCEAGPTDDRIVVPQRGRSTRVPVSSVLI, encoded by the exons ATGACAGGCAGGGCCCGGGTTCCATCCCAGCCGTGCTCCGTGCTTCCGGGCAAGCGCCTGCGGGTGTCTGGGCGCAACTCCCTCGCCTGGGTTCCCTCCATCCTCCtttctccagcctcctcccctcgcAG CCAGGCGGATGACACGGACGACGGGCCGGTGCCCGGCACCCCGGGGTTACCGGGGTCCCTGGGGAACTCCAAGTCCGAGGATCCCGAGGTCCCGGACCGGGAGGGGCTGCAGCGCATCACCGGCTTGTCCCCGGGCCGTTCGGCTCTTATAGTGGCCGTGCTGTGCTACATCAACCTCCTCAACTACATGGATCGCTTCACCGTGGCGG GCGTCCTTCCAGACATTGAGCAGTTCTTCGAAATCGGAGACAGCAGCTCTGGCCTCATCCAGACCG TGTTCATTTCCAGTTACATGGTGTTGGCACCTGTGTTTGGCTACCTGGGTGACAGGTACAATCGGAAGTATCTCATGTGCGGGGGCATTGCCTTCTGGTCCCTGGTGACACTGGGGTCGTCCTTCATCCCCAGAGAG CGATTCTGGCTGCTCCTCCTGACCCGGGGcctggtgggggttggggaggccAGTTACTCCACCATCGCGCCCACCCTCATCGCTGACCTCTTCGTGGCGGACCAGCGGAGTCGGATGCTCAGTGTGTTTTACTTTGCTATCCCGGTGGGCAG CGGTCTGGGTTACATTGCAGGCTCCAAAGTGAAGGATGTGGCGGGGGACTGGCACTGGGCTCTGCGG GTGACTCCAGGTCTAGGGGTGGTGGCTGTTCTGCTGCTGTTCCTGGTGGTACGGGAGCCGCCAAGGGGAGCTGTGGAGCGCCATTCAGACTCCCCGCCCCTCAACCCCACCTCCTGGTGGGCAGATCTGAGGGCCCTGGCAAGAAA TCCTAGTTTCATCCTCTCTTCCCTTGGCTTCACTGCTGTGGCCTTTGTCACGGGCTCCCTGGCTCTTTGGGCTCCTGCGTTCTTGCTGCGTTCCCGTGTGGTCTTGGGGGAGACCCCACCCTGCCTTCCTGGAGACTCCTGCTCTTCCTCTGACAG cctcaTCTTTGGGCTCATCACCTGCCTGACCGGGGTCCTGGGTGTGGGCCTGGGCGTGGAGATCAGCCGCCGCCTCCGCCGTTCCAACCCCCGGGCTGACCCACTGGTCTGCGCTGCTGGCCTCTTGGGCTCCGCgcccttcctcttcctgtcccttgCCTGTGCCCGTGGTAGCATCGTGGCCACCTAT aTTTTCATCTTTATTGGAGAGACACTGCTGTCCATGAACTGGGCCATTGTAGCTGACATTCTGCTG TACGTGGTGATCCCCACACGACGTTCCACTGCCGAGGCCTTCCAGATTGTGCTGTCCCACCTGCTGGGTGATGCTGGGAGCCCCTACCTCATTGGCCTG ATCTCCGACCGCCTGCGCCGGAGCTGGCCGCCCTCCTTCTTGTCCGAGTTTCGGGCCCTGCAGTTCTCGCTCATGCTCTGCGCCTTCGTCGGGGCTCTGGGCGGGGCCGCCTTCCTGGGCACCGCCATCTTCATCGAGGGGGACCGCCGGCGGGCCCAGCTGCACGTGCAGG GTCTGCTGTGTGAGGCAGGGCCCACAGATGACCGAATCGTGGTGCCGCAGCGAGGCCGCTCCACGCGGGTCCCTGTGTCCAGTGTGCTCATCTGA
- the LAT gene encoding linker for activation of T-cells family member 1 isoform X1, with translation MEVVVLIPYVLGLLLLPLLAVALCVRCREMPGSYDTGASDSLTPSIVLKRPPTVVPWPSATSYAPVTSYPPLSQPDLLPIPRSPQPHRMPSSRQDSDGANSVASYENEGTSGAPGALVAGRLGPGPGPADRCVVTPEPVCEDDDEDEEDYHNEGYLEVLPDSTPTTSTAVAPAPVPSNPGLRDSAFSMESGEDYVNVAESEESANVSLDGSREYVNVSQELPPMARTQPAILNSQKVEDEDDEEEEGAPDYENLQGLH, from the exons ATGGAGGTGGTCGTCCTGATCCCCTATGTGCTGGgcctcctgctgctgcctctgctggCTGTGGCGCTGTGCGTGCGCTGCCGGGAGATGCCAG GCTCTTACGACACTGGTGCCTCTGATAG CTTGACCCCAAGCATCGTGCTCAAACGGCCTC CCACGGTCGTGCCCTGGCCGTCAGCCACCTCCTACGCACCTGTTACCTCCTATCCACCCCTGAGCCAGCCGGACCTGCTCCCTATCCC GAGGTCCCCACAGCCCCACCGCATGCCATCTTCCCGGCAGGACTCAGATGGGG CCAACAGTGTGGCGAGCTACGAGAATGAGGGTACGTCTGGGGCCCCAGGTGCCCTggtggcagggaggctggggcctGGCCCGGGCCCTGCTGATCGCTGTGTCGTCACCCCAGAGCCCGTCTGTGAGGACGACGACGAGGACGAGGAGGATTATCATAACGAGGGCTACCT GGAGGTGCTTCCTGACAGCACGCCGACCACCAGCACTGCTGTCGCACCGGCTCCCGTGCCCAGCAACCCCGGCCTCCGAGACAGCGCCTTCTCCA TGGAGTCGGGGGAGGATTACGTGAACGTCGCCGAGAGTGAGGAGAGTGCCAACGTGTCTCTGG ATGGGAGCCGGGAGTATGTGAACGTGTCCCAGGAGCTGCCGCCCATGGCTAGGACCCAGCCTG ccatcCTGAACTCCCAGAAGGTGGAGGATGAGGACGacgaagaggaagagggagctcCAGATTATGAGAATCTGCAGGGGCTTCACTGA
- the LAT gene encoding linker for activation of T-cells family member 1 isoform X2: MEVVVLIPYVLGLLLLPLLAVALCVRCREMPGSYDTGASDSLTPSIVLKRPPTVVPWPSATSYAPVTSYPPLSQPDLLPIPRSPQPHRMPSSRQDSDGANSVASYENEEPVCEDDDEDEEDYHNEGYLEVLPDSTPTTSTAVAPAPVPSNPGLRDSAFSMESGEDYVNVAESEESANVSLDGSREYVNVSQELPPMARTQPAILNSQKVEDEDDEEEEGAPDYENLQGLH; encoded by the exons ATGGAGGTGGTCGTCCTGATCCCCTATGTGCTGGgcctcctgctgctgcctctgctggCTGTGGCGCTGTGCGTGCGCTGCCGGGAGATGCCAG GCTCTTACGACACTGGTGCCTCTGATAG CTTGACCCCAAGCATCGTGCTCAAACGGCCTC CCACGGTCGTGCCCTGGCCGTCAGCCACCTCCTACGCACCTGTTACCTCCTATCCACCCCTGAGCCAGCCGGACCTGCTCCCTATCCC GAGGTCCCCACAGCCCCACCGCATGCCATCTTCCCGGCAGGACTCAGATGGGG CCAACAGTGTGGCGAGCTACGAGAATGAGG AGCCCGTCTGTGAGGACGACGACGAGGACGAGGAGGATTATCATAACGAGGGCTACCT GGAGGTGCTTCCTGACAGCACGCCGACCACCAGCACTGCTGTCGCACCGGCTCCCGTGCCCAGCAACCCCGGCCTCCGAGACAGCGCCTTCTCCA TGGAGTCGGGGGAGGATTACGTGAACGTCGCCGAGAGTGAGGAGAGTGCCAACGTGTCTCTGG ATGGGAGCCGGGAGTATGTGAACGTGTCCCAGGAGCTGCCGCCCATGGCTAGGACCCAGCCTG ccatcCTGAACTCCCAGAAGGTGGAGGATGAGGACGacgaagaggaagagggagctcCAGATTATGAGAATCTGCAGGGGCTTCACTGA